ttcattcaataaatatctgttgagcaCCAATGAGATGCCAGGCACTGCTTTGAGTTTAGGTATACAGCAATTGACGAAATAGTCCAAGTCCTTGTCTGGTGTTGACGTctatgaagaagaaatgaagcagagtaagggagatggagagggtgggggtgtTGTTTTGTATTCAATGATTAGGAAGGCCTCCTTGAGAAATGACACTTGATCAGGATTTAAAAGGAAGATAAGAGAGtaagtcattcattcatgcacCCATACATTCACCAGATACTTAATGAATCATGTTTCAGAACTGAGGATACAGCAGAGAATAAAAGAGACATTCCCCCCTGGGCTGCTGGTCCTCCTCTTCATAGCAGACACTGGCTTTGTTCTACCCAGTGGCTTGAAGACTGAACTGttcaggaagggaaggaagaggaagaactacccttaacattttaataaagactTCAGATGTCTAAAACTAATCAACATCTACCTTCCTCCCAAATAAGAAGTAACAACTTTCTCTGCTCACTGCTCCCAACTGAAACCTTTACCATTTTTTTTAGTTCCTCTTGTCATTTTTACTTTGCCAAActgatcattattatttaaaatgattttaagtagTCATGATTTGTTTAGATTCATTCGTATGTTTTCTGATTGTTTACTCaccatttcttctttcatctcaCTGTTTCCCTCTAGGTTCAGTTTTTAGGGACATGCTTCAAAAGTTTCTTTAGTAAGGGTCTGTAATGATTAACAATGTTTTTGTCTATCATCTGAAGATGTCTTCAACTTGCCctcctttttaaagaataatagcTATTATTCAGATATGATTCACATACGAAAATTCACCCTCTTAAAGTGTCCAGTTCAGTggtttacagagttgtgcaaccatcactatggtctaattttattttattcaaaaaattgcttttcactatggtctaattttagaacatttttcatcATCTCCAGAAGCTGTCACTCCcaattcccctctccctccaggccaGGGCAaacactaacctactttctgtctctgtggatttgactgttctggacatttcatataaatggaatcatacactatgtgtccttttgtgtctgacttcttcatgtagcataacattttcaaggttcatccatgttgtggcatgtattaatacttcatttttacttctaaataatattccattgcaccacatttttttttacccattcatcagctgatgtgCCTTTgagctgtttctacttttttagctattatgagtaatgctcctatgaacatttgtgtacaagtttttgtgtgaccCCATGTCTTCAGTTCACTTGAATATATACTTAGAAGTGGAGttgttgggtcatatgataactctatgtttaactttttgaggaactgttaaACTTTCAAATAGCAGCTGCACAGTTTTACATTCCCAAGAGCAATGTTTttgggttctgttttctccacttcctcatcaaCAGTTGTCActttattttccatatatatatttatatatatttagccatcctagtgggtaggAGGTGCTATCTCATTTTGTACATCCTATCTTGTGGGTTTGTTTTAACACAAGCTGTGGCATACTATACACACACTATACACTTGCTTTTTCTACTTAATATTGTGGAGATCATGCCACTATGTGCAAAACTACTTATTCTCTTTTGCTGGCTCTGTGGTAGCCCATTGTATGAACGTGCAATCCTGCTATTGGTCACTAACTTAACCAGTCTCCTACTCATAGgctgctctgtttttttttcccccaatctttTGCTGTTACAAATGGTGTTGCAATGACTGCCTCTTACATTCCACTCTTTGTATGCAGGAGTTTGTCTGTAATGATCATTCTTCAGAAGTGGAATTCGAGGTCAAAAAGCATgtgcatgcttttatttttatagatattgGCATATTGATTTCCACAGAGAGGGTACCAGTTTATACTCACCAGCAATGTGGGGACATGTTCTTTAAATGGACCCAGGATCATAAGATTAAGTCTGTGAAGCTAATGTATTCTTAGTATGTACGCCTGTGTGGGCCAACTATGGAATCACTGATTTTGAGGGGCTTGGGGAGAAGGACACACCTCATAAGGAGCTTTCCTTGGTTAGCAGTTCCCAAGAAGGAGGCAGAATCTGAAGAGCGTTTGTCTTGAAGCCCTATCCACCCTTCCTTGGTGGAACAGTGAGGATTCACTGAAGATGCTAGGTCAGatcctcatttgttcatttatcctttcagtcaacaaatatttattgaaagccgACAATGCGGTGCTAGGTGCTGAGATGGAATGAAAACAAAGTCAAAGCAGACACTCCTTTCATTGACATTTGCAGGCTTTAGAGGGGAAGCAGACATAACACAACTAAACACAAGTAAGCAAATAGTGAGCAAAATGGATATCACGCTACTGGAGCCTGCAGCAAGGGTCCGAGGTTCAGCGCAGGTGTTCCCGGAGGAACCATGTTTGAACTGAGATATGAAGGATGAGTGAAAGACCTGCTGAAGGgaagtctctttttcttttggtggaaaAAGCATGGTTAACACCTAAAGAAGTAAGATAATGCCTACGTCACAGGGTTGTTACGAGAATTAACTTAAGGCATTTAGCAAAACATTTAGCACGTCAGTTACTGGGTAAACACTTATTTTCTTTCCACTGTTCCATTTAGTCACAGGGAATATTAAAATTCCAGATCCCCAAGCAAAGCATTGTCACCTTAGTCATGTTCTTACTTCATATTTCTCTGCCacccacttctctctcttcccccatttctgggctcccaAGTACTGAAGTAAATCTATTACAGTCTACCGTAGAAGCTAATTAGATGAATAACCACCACTTATTTTTCCCTAATCTATACTAAGTATTTACCTCTCTTACTTAACTTAATATTCACAATAATCTTATTAGGTAAGAACTATCATTactcccattttttaaataaagaaacagaggcaagCAGAGTCCAAGGACAATAGCTAGCAAATTGCAGAGCAGGATTCACATTGAGGTCTGACTAATTTCTAACCACTGCCTCACCATACCTTGAGttgctagctttttttttttttttgtcttgtttaccCAACCAGGTCACAAGCTTATTCTAGGACAACAACCTGCTTTTATACTTTGTAGAAAAGCAACAGCCAATATTTGGTAATAATCTACCATGTGACACATACTTTACACGTATTATTTAGAGAATGGCAGTTTAGAGAATGGCACTGAATGTGGGCAAGAGGGAATTGTTGGAGAGGTGCCCATCTCTTCCCTCGAgctgaaaatacaattttagagcTCACAATCCGCAGAGCCCAAAGGGTTGTTGTGGAATTCCTGCATTCACTCACTGAACTTGGGCTATTATGAGCGAAGTCCCTCACTGGGAGTTTTGTAGTCGATGATACAGATGATGTTAACATTTACAGAGTGTTTTCTCTGCGCCAGGCACTATTCTCGGTGCTTTATGTGGACTAAGTCATATCCATTAATATCCAAGTGAAGACTTATTATCCCATATAACAGTTAAGGAAACCAAAGTACCTGAAGGTTAAAGGACCTGCGCAAGGCCCCCAACTAGTAAGTGGTGGCATTTGGGACCCCTGATAGTGTGATTTCAGAGCTGGAGCCTCTCCTTAGTAACAGTGCAAGAAAAGAGTCACCGAGTCCAGCACCAAACAGACGAAACTCTAGTATAACGAAGGACCAAAAATTCCTGAGGGCTGAGTAGAAAAGTTAACTAAAAAATGCCTGCCTCCCAGCACGTTCCAGTTTCCAACTTTCTCCTTTCCCGGTCTTTCCAGCCGCTCCTCCTCCGAGAACTGACTGAGAGCCAAGAAAATCGGTGAAAGGTCGCGGCTAGAATTTGGCTCCGCCTCGCTTGTTCAGCAGAGGCCACGGAGCTCCCGGATTGTCACTTGTCCAGTCCAGGCTCGCGAAACCGACAGGCCTACAGATCAGGAGACCTGCTAGATTTAGTCACCGGCCCCCAGGCTTtggccctctctcctctgcatccTCGGAAGGCAGTGAAACCGCCTACAGCCTTCCTTCTACGGCGTAGACGTTCCTCCCCAAGAGCCTCCCCAGTTCCAGTGCCTCCCCAGCACTGTTTCCCGAGACTCGCCTTTGGGTGCTCTCGCGACAGAACATCAACATTTCTTTGGTTTGGGGGCTGGTGCTTAGTGCTTAGTAAGGCTTCCCAGCCCCCAAATATAGGTATAAGGCTGGACTGTGACCTCTTAGATCTTTGGTTAAATCTCAAAGCATCCTCAAAAATCATTTAGCGGCCGcattttagatgaggaaactgagacatagtGCGTGCAAAGTGACTTGTCCACATGCAGTTAGGCGAAGACACAAGAGTCAGATGAGGATTTCACATTTTCTTAGTTTGACAAACTCCCATAGAAAGCAGAGTTAATGATATAAAAAGGTCTCGCCATTCCAGAGGTATCAATGGCAAGTTAAACCTCAGCACTTGAAATAGAGGTTGGGGGTGGCATCTGGAATCCCGGTACCTCTCTCTGGGCAGTGAGACAAAGTCAGCTTTTCAGTCTCGGAATGGAGAAAACTGAGAGTCGGGGCGGGGGGCGGTCTGAGGCCCTTCTCCGAcaatctgtgtttttttttaagactccggTGAAGACCTCATCCCCCGCCGTCCAGACTTACTCCCCTGCCCTTGGACTGGGGGCACCTCAGGTGTGTATTCCACTGATTTGGTATGGGGGTGCTGGAGGCTGCGGGGTAGGAATGAGCTTTCTGGTCCTTCAAACGCTTCCTGCTGCAATAAAGTTTCCTGCCTTAAGAAAAGGCAGTTAACACACACGCCTGCTTCCACCACCGACCTCAATGACTAGTGCCGCACAGTCTGCATTTTTCCAAACAGCTGTTCCTGCTAGCGCACCACTGGGGACCCGGGTCCGCCCTcgcctgggggcggggcggggcggggtcggGATCTTGGCGTCTAAGTGCGTGCGTGCGGGCCCTAGTGCGCGTGCGCGGGCTTGGGGCAGGCCGCGACTATAAGTGCACGGTGTGGGGTGCGTTTCGCTGCGGGTTACGCTTTTGTCTTCGCGTCAGGGTTGCCATCTCGCGCTGCTCGTCTGACTTTTTTTGTGACTCCGCACTACCGGCTATTACATCGAGGGAGCCATTCCCGGCCCTTCCTCTTGGAGGTGAGCTGCCCTGTGGGCTTCCCCGGCTCCCCGCACCCAGCCCCCGGGCTGCGTGCCCCGTGGGCGGCCAGCCGTTCGCCGCCTGGGGCTGCGCCGTCCAGAACTTCTCTCCTCGCCCAGCCCCAATCCGGGTCcccactctgcctcccagccctgctttctCCAGGGGTGGCTCTGACTAGGATCCACGTGGCCTATCCCATGCTTACCAGGGTTGGGTTAGGCGCCCATGCCATACCACCCACAGCACCCTTAGCATCTCCTTCCTGTCACAGCCCTTCGTGTGTTTGTGGAAACTGCCAGTTTTCTTGTCTATGAGGGCCAGGTTCTGTCTCGATGGCCTCGGGTGCCCTTAGTACCTTCCAGGGTGCCTGACACATTGTGGGTATTCAAGGTGTACTTGTTAAACAAGTGAACTCGGTAGATTTGACTCCCTTAGAGttattttgactttcaaaaattttatgaTTAACTCCAGCTTGACTGAGATGTGAGGGAGACTTCTAAGCAGGTTGCTTTTGCTGTCTCCAGGACATGTTCTTACATTCTTACTCCCTACCCACCACATCCCCACAAAAGGATTGGGTTTTTACTTTAGGAAGGTTTCTGGTCCCTGGACTGTGGCACAGGGATTGTGCATACCtagcaagagaaataaatgtttttattttaagagaaaagtttTAAGGCGTGCTCTTGAATTAGTCCAAGAAGCTAGACTAGTTCCACAGCCATGGAGTTTACAGTGTAAATATACTTACATATTCTGCTGTGATAGAACATCCGTTGGTCCCTGTCTCCCTGGCTGTCTGAGCCACTCCCTTAGCTGCTGGGTCAGGGCCAGAGTCATCCACGTCCCAGAAGGCTGGAGACTAACCTTGCCTCTCTTTTCTCAGGATCCAAAGGCCTTCCAGAAGCAGAAGGTAGCTCCACTGCTCTACAAAGAAGTGAGGTCCTTTCAATCATGAAGCATATGTTGAACCTCTATCTCTTAGGTGTGGCGCTGACCCTGCTCTGCATCTTCGTTAGCCTGATAGAATCCCTGGGGAGCTTACTGGGGAGCCCATTGCCTGGGAGCCCTTGCAACCACCAGAGGTCGAATAGCCAACACAGAGCCTCCAAGCGCCTTCCAGAACATCCATCCAGAGGGATGTGATAAGACCTCCCTCCACCGGCTGTAACCTTGGAACACTGATCTAAATGAATCCAGCCCGCTGTCCCAGTTCCTGGGCAGGCAAGCTCAGCATCAGTGTTATCAGAGAAGTAACTGTTACTAGGCCCTTGAAGGGCCTCTCCATCTGGATATTCCTTCCTCTGGAAAAAGGGCCTATTTAATACATAGATGTGAGTGGGTTGCCTATGGCTGTGGAATGGAGTGATCTCACTTGTCTCCCCAGAGTTTGTGGTCCTTGGCAGTGTGCCTGTGACACCTCTTAGATGAGGACTTGTGCTGCAACTTCAGCTGTTGGGAGATGGTGTTTATTTTCAACCCTACTTTCTAAGCATCTGCCAAGAGTTCCTTTGGACTTGAGTGTCTCATGGTCAGTTTATTTGGTGTTCAGCTTCTCTTCCTCAAGAGCTCCTCTGTGTGCAGATGACAGTTGAGGTGTGTGGGTTGGCTGTAGGCAGGGGGGAGGTGGAGTGTTCAGTGTCCATttctcattgttttatattttaagccCTTCCTCCAACacagtatgtatgtgtgtgtgtgtattggccTGAAGTGGGCAGTGGGATGACAAGGCCTGCTCAGGACATGGGCATTATGGCCACCATGTGGCTTCAATGaatttttctaatgaaataaaGTTGAATATTTCTGTTATGTGTCTTGTTGACTACTTCTGCCCTTGAAGTTGGTGGTAGGGAAGAGTCTTAATTTTCAGATCTAAGGTTTCACATCTTAAAACTTTGGAGAGGGAAGGTACCGAAAACACTTTTAAGACATAAGGTGAATAAACCTCTGAACCTGAAGGCAGAGACACTTGCCTCCTCTGCCCTGTGTGTGCCCTCCTCAGCCACTGAAATGTGTGTACCTCACAGATAATCTTTTCTGCTCTCCCATGTCGAAGCAGCTTGGCCTTAACCCAGAattggaggggtttttttttttttttttttttttcttgaatctgCCCCTCATCCATCCCCATCCCATGCTGAAGCACATTCACTCCTCTGCCTGTGGTAATTCACATGTCTTAGTGTGCACATCATTTCATATATGGTGAGCTTGATTTACTTTTGCTAAAGGGTAAGAATGGTGCCTGGTGTCCTCTGCTAAACCAGTTTTTCTTCCTGAGTGTCCTTAAACTTAAATGCCACTACCCTAGAAACCAGTGGTTTGGACATCACTCTTATTTATTGCACTGTGGTGGTCATTAGTGCTGTCAGGTAGTTCCAGCTTCCCACCCTATGGGCACCTGGTCAGATTGTACTCCCTGGTCTTCCATGGTTGGCTGGGCTTATGTGACTGGTCTTGTTAGCAGAGTGCTCTCAAAAATAGAGTTGGCTTTTTAGCTCTAATTTCAGGTGATTTCATGTACCAGTAGCTGCCcttttctagacttttttttttttaattgtagtatagtttTCTCCTTCTTATGCCTCTCCAACTACTTTGGAACATTTTGATCTTTCAGTTCTAGAGCTGCATCTGAAGTCCCTTCCCCAAGCAGTTTAGTTTAATTGAAGTGGTTTACTGGATGCCACAATGTTAATGAGGTCTTTGCTCTAAAACAATGTAATCCACTCAGGTTTCAACCAAGATGTGATGGCCATACCACTGTTTCGATCTTTCCTATGAGTAAAGTGAGCAACTGTTCCTGTTTGCCTGGCAGAGGGATTTCCTGGGTTGCAGGACTTACAGTGCTAAAACTGGGGCAGTTTTGGGTAAACCGGGAGTTGATCACCCTTCCTACaaaactgaatttgaattttctccattttatgtaTTACCACTTAGGGATGAGAAGCAGTTGCTTCTGTGAAGCCCTGTGATTTCTGTAGTCTCTCTAGATCCCAGTTCTCTCCTGAGCTCATCCTGTAGTGTTTTGTCAATAGCAACAAACTGTATCCAATTCCTGCTGCTAaaattctgttctctgtttctcctgGC
The Camelus ferus isolate YT-003-E chromosome 7, BCGSAC_Cfer_1.0, whole genome shotgun sequence genome window above contains:
- the HILPDA gene encoding LOW QUALITY PROTEIN: hypoxia-inducible lipid droplet-associated protein (The sequence of the model RefSeq protein was modified relative to this genomic sequence to represent the inferred CDS: deleted 1 base in 1 codon), with translation MKHMLNLYLLGVALTLLCIFVSLIESLGSLLGSPLPGSLATTRGRIANTEPPSAFQNIHPEGCDKTSLHRL